A genomic segment from Candidatus Aegiribacteria sp. encodes:
- a CDS encoding radical SAM protein: KLLTLTLTGGEPFMREDFSEVFQEVLKRPFRVNINTNATLITDETAELLADSMPRLDTVMVSLDGDSPATHDTIRGKGVFEKTMEGVRILNSAQVPIVFYCTVNSLNIDRIEQTAELAAEYGNSIKFNTFIDSGPDTDSELNPKPDQIFKAGSSILEAAREQLGKVSGTLLELAVQAVMVRNGKAKQFTSKRVCGAISGKIAVFPDGTVTPCDHLPDMNLGNLLNTDLEEILTGKNAEYFKRVTALRRWPWVECKTCEYHDYCSGPCPAGAPIEGASKEKFSLFCLKNYLREQ; encoded by the coding sequence AAAACTCCTTACACTCACATTAACTGGCGGTGAACCTTTTATGCGGGAAGATTTTTCTGAAGTTTTCCAGGAAGTACTCAAGCGCCCCTTCCGCGTGAATATCAATACAAACGCTACTCTAATTACAGATGAAACAGCAGAATTGCTTGCAGACTCAATGCCCAGGCTCGATACAGTAATGGTAAGTCTGGATGGAGATTCTCCTGCAACGCATGATACTATCAGAGGTAAAGGTGTATTTGAGAAGACAATGGAAGGCGTTAGAATATTGAATAGTGCACAAGTACCAATTGTCTTCTACTGTACTGTAAACTCCCTGAACATTGACAGGATCGAACAGACAGCTGAACTTGCAGCCGAATATGGAAATAGCATTAAATTCAACACTTTTATTGATTCAGGACCAGATACGGATTCAGAACTCAACCCAAAACCAGATCAAATATTTAAAGCAGGCAGTTCTATCCTTGAAGCGGCAAGAGAACAGCTAGGTAAAGTTAGTGGTACACTCTTGGAATTGGCTGTTCAGGCTGTAATGGTCAGAAACGGAAAAGCCAAACAGTTCACATCAAAAAGAGTTTGCGGCGCAATCAGCGGCAAGATCGCTGTTTTCCCCGATGGTACAGTTACACCCTGCGATCATCTGCCGGATATGAATCTTGGAAACCTTTTAAATACTGATCTGGAAGAAATCCTAACAGGGAAAAATGCTGAGTATTTCAAGAGAGTTACAGCCTTGCGAAGATGGCCATGGGTTGAGTGTAAAACATGTGAGTATCACGATTACTGCAGCGGTCCATGCCCTGCCGGCGCACCAATTGAAGGTGCATCAAAGGAAAAATTCTCTCTATTTTGTCTAAAGAATTATCTAAGGGAACAATAA